Within the Maribacter sp. BPC-D8 genome, the region AATTAATAGAAAAGTATTTTGAAGCGACCACTACGGTTGCTGAAGAAGAAAAGCTGAGAAAGTATTTTTCAGAAGATGAAGTTGCTCCTCATTTAGAGCAGTATGCACCTTTGTTCAATTACTTTACAAAAGCAAAAGAAGAACGCTTTACAAAGCAGGTGCCATTAAAACCTATAAGAAATTATTTGAAATGGGTATCCGTTGCTGCGATAGCAGTCTTTATGGTCGGGCTTTATTTTTATCAGCCTACACCACCTCCCGTTACTTTAGCAGATGAGTATACACCAGAGGAAATAGAATCAGCAAAAGAGGCTTTGGCCTTATTAGCAATGAATTTTAATAAAGGTACAGAGCAACTGTATTATTTAGAGGAATTTGAAAAAACAACAAATAAATTTTTAACGAAAAAAAATTAAAATGAAAAAGATACTAGTATTAACGCTTTTGGTGTTAGCCCCTGTAATAATCAACGCTCAAGATATTTTTGAGAAGTATGAAGATAACGATAAGGTAACCTTTGTTGCCATGCAGCCAAAAATGTTTCAGATGTTGGGTAAAATGAGCGTAAGTTCAGATGATCCCGAAGCAAAAGAATTTTTTGAATTGGTTAATTCCATAACCAGCTTTAAGGTGATAACTACTGAAGATGCAGCTATTTCTAATGATGTAGATAAGTGGGTTACCAATCGTTTAAGTAGTTCTTCTTTTGAAGAACTAATGAGAGTACGTGATGGTAGCTCTAATGTAAAGTTTTACGTAAAAGAAGGTAAAGATAGCGACCATGTAAAAGAACTTTTAATGTTTGTAACTGGTTTAAAAGATGTTGATATAGACATCAATGGTAAAAAGTTAGAAACTGTTCTTTTGTCCTTGACCGGAGATATAAACTTACGTTCAGTGTCGAAATTGACCGATAAAATGGATTTACCTGGTGGTGACCAATTAGGCAAAGCAGCAAAGAAGGGGAACTAAATAGTATTCAAAAGTGTTGACCCCATAATTTCAGTACTTTTTTGAAAACAAATATTCATCAATTCATCAATCGCCAAAACCTAAATAGGGTAGCGGCACTAAAAACAACAATCATGAAAAAAGTAGCAGTAGTAATTTTAATGGCAATTTTACCCGTATTGGGTTTTTCACAATCTGTATTTGACAAATATGAAAATATGGATAATGTAGGGTCTGTAATAGTAAACAAAGGTATGATCGACCTAGTTTCTAAATTAGGCGGTATGAGCGACGACGCAGAGGCTAAGGAGTTTATGGATATCGCTAGCGGACTAAGAAATGTAAAAGTTTTTATGACAGAAGATGCTTCGGTAACGGCAGATATGACATCAACCGTAAAGAAATATCTTAAGTCTTCGAAGCTAGAAGAGTTAATGCGCGTAAAAGATCAAGATGTTAACGTTAAGTTTTATGTGAAAGACGGTAAAAAGAAAGATCACGTATCAGAATTATTAATGTTCGTTAGTGGTTTAGAGAATGTAGATGTGGGGCATAACGGTCGAAAACTTGAAACAGTATTAGTGAGCCTTACCGGTGATATCGATTTAAATAAGATAGGTACTTTGACCAATAAAATGGATTTACCTAAAGATTTGAACAAAGCATCGGGCAAATAAACATATTTGAAAAAGGTCTTCTAATTCATTGGGAGACCTTTTTATAATTTAAAAAGAATAATATGAAAAAAGTATATTTTATGATGATGTTGGTATTAGTTTTTACCATATCATCGTGCTCATCAGAACAGAGTTTGCAAGAGTATTATATTTCAAGTGCAGAGAATCCAAATTTCATGTCTTTTGATTTGCCTTCTAGTCTTTTAGATTTAGAAAAGGCAAATTTGACTGATTCAGAGATGAAAGCGGCCTCGTCACTTAAAAAATTAAATGTATTAGCATTTCAAAAAAAGGACACAAACGAAGCTGATTATCAAGCTCAAAAAGCAACTATAAAGTCAATTTTAAAAGATGATGATTATAGTGAGCTTATGAAAATAAATACGGCAATGGGTAAAGCTACCTTGCAGTTAAAAGGAGATGATGATTCAATAGATGAGTTAGTAATCTATGGAGATAATGATGAAAAAGGATTAATTCTGGTTCGTGTACTAGGTGATGATATGAACCCTGCTAGTTTTGTTCAATTAATAAAAGCTATGGAAAAATCTGATTTTAATGGTAAAGGATTAGAGAAACTTGGAGATTTATTGAAAGGCTAAGTTTTAATTCTAACTAATAGATATACAGCCCACTACGTAAATGTAGTGGGCTTTTTGTTTGCGTTTGTAGTTGTTTGTATAAATTTTCAATGTGACCAATCAATAAAATTGGTGTCATAATAAGTGAGAGTAATATACAAACAACCTAAAAAAACATTTTAAAATGGAAAACACACAAGTATGGATTGACAAAGGAATTGGAATGGCAATGGAATATGGACCAAAGGTTCTGATGGCCATTTTAATATATATAATCGGTTCTTGGGTTATTAAAAAATTGATTGGTGTAGCAAATAAAGGCATGACCAAGCAAGAGTACGATGAGTCTTTAAAGAAATTTTTGCTGAATTTAGCGAAATGGGCACTTACAATATTTTTAATCATTACTGTTATTTCAACATTAGGTGTTGAAACTACAAGTTTTGCAGCAGTTATCGCAGCAGCTGGTTTGGCAATAGGTCTTGCATTGCAAGGTTCTCTTTCAAATTTCGCAGGTGGTGTTTTACTTATCATATTCAAGCCTTATAAAATTGGAGATTTAATAGAAGCACAAGGTGTTCTGGGTAATGTAAAAGAAATCGAGATTTTTACAACTAAGTTGGTAACACCAGAAAATAAGTTAGCAATTGTTCCTAATGGTGCAATGGCAAATGGTAACATAATAAATTATACTGCAGAAGGTAAAATAAGAGTTGACACAACGGTAGGTGTAGCTTATGATTCTGATTTGCAAAAAACAAAAGATGTGTTATTGGCAATGTTAAAGGCAAACCCTTTGGTATTACAAGATCCAGCTCCTTCAGTAAATGTTTCTGAATTGGCAGATAGTTCTGTAAATCTTGCAGTTCGTCCTTTCTGTAAGCCAGAAGATTTTTGGGATGTTTATTTTGCAACCATTGAAGGTACTAAGAAAGCATTGGATACTGCAGGTATTGAAATTCCTTACCCGCACGAAGTTCAAATCAATAAATAATATTTAGTCTAGTTAGTTAGTAAAAAGCCCGTTGAACTTGCTCAACGGGCTTTTAATTTTACTCGATAATCGAGATTTATATGCTCAGACGCTTACCTTGAAAATAAAAGGTAGATTTTATCAACACTAAGTGGCTTGCTTCAAGTTTTGTTATTCTCTTGCAATTTGTAGATTGTTTTTTCCAAAGTCCAATGTTCTAATTGGGAACGGAATATTGATATCACGCTCATCAAAATGTTTCTTAATGATTTTGATGGCTTTATGTCTTGCAGCTTGCTCCTGTTTAACATTGATGCAGTCTGTCCAAAAACGTACCATAAAATTAATAGAGCTATCTCCAAATTCGGTAAAAAAGAATTCTACCGATTCATCATTATTCTGCTTAAAATTATCCGTTAAGATTTTCACTGTCAAATCTTCTACCATTTGTAAATCACTTTCATAGCCAACACCACAGTTTACAAAAATTCTATTTCTATTATTCATAGAATAATTCGTGAAAGAACCTTCAATAAATTTAGAGTTAGGGATAACTACCACATTGTTATCTGGTTTTTTAAGGATGATGTTTCTTAAACTAATTTCCGTTACAAAACCCGATACACCGTCCGCAGAAATAAAATCGTTGATTTTAAGCTGTGGCATAAAAGAAAGTATGAGTCCGCCAAAAGTATTGCTAAGAGTTCCTTGCAGTGCTAAACCAATTGCCAGACCAACAACACCTGCACCAGCTAATATGCTAGTCAAAACCTTGTCAAGGTCTAAAACACCTAATGCTATAAAAAAGCCGATTAAGATTATAGCAACAAATACCACTTTGGCTATTATTTCTTGAATAGAGACTTGCGATATTTTTCTA harbors:
- a CDS encoding DUF4252 domain-containing protein — its product is MKKILVLTLLVLAPVIINAQDIFEKYEDNDKVTFVAMQPKMFQMLGKMSVSSDDPEAKEFFELVNSITSFKVITTEDAAISNDVDKWVTNRLSSSSFEELMRVRDGSSNVKFYVKEGKDSDHVKELLMFVTGLKDVDIDINGKKLETVLLSLTGDINLRSVSKLTDKMDLPGGDQLGKAAKKGN
- a CDS encoding DUF4252 domain-containing protein, whose product is MKKVAVVILMAILPVLGFSQSVFDKYENMDNVGSVIVNKGMIDLVSKLGGMSDDAEAKEFMDIASGLRNVKVFMTEDASVTADMTSTVKKYLKSSKLEELMRVKDQDVNVKFYVKDGKKKDHVSELLMFVSGLENVDVGHNGRKLETVLVSLTGDIDLNKIGTLTNKMDLPKDLNKASGK
- a CDS encoding DUF4252 domain-containing protein; translation: MKKVYFMMMLVLVFTISSCSSEQSLQEYYISSAENPNFMSFDLPSSLLDLEKANLTDSEMKAASSLKKLNVLAFQKKDTNEADYQAQKATIKSILKDDDYSELMKINTAMGKATLQLKGDDDSIDELVIYGDNDEKGLILVRVLGDDMNPASFVQLIKAMEKSDFNGKGLEKLGDLLKG
- a CDS encoding mechanosensitive ion channel family protein; this translates as MENTQVWIDKGIGMAMEYGPKVLMAILIYIIGSWVIKKLIGVANKGMTKQEYDESLKKFLLNLAKWALTIFLIITVISTLGVETTSFAAVIAAAGLAIGLALQGSLSNFAGGVLLIIFKPYKIGDLIEAQGVLGNVKEIEIFTTKLVTPENKLAIVPNGAMANGNIINYTAEGKIRVDTTVGVAYDSDLQKTKDVLLAMLKANPLVLQDPAPSVNVSELADSSVNLAVRPFCKPEDFWDVYFATIEGTKKALDTAGIEIPYPHEVQINK
- a CDS encoding mechanosensitive ion channel family protein translates to MQINFSVEKSVSNLWDKLDGWLESIILKLPNLAMAVLVMFLFYFLARGIRKILKRTILRKISQVSIQEIIAKVVFVAIILIGFFIALGVLDLDKVLTSILAGAGVVGLAIGLALQGTLSNTFGGLILSFMPQLKINDFISADGVSGFVTEISLRNIILKKPDNNVVVIPNSKFIEGSFTNYSMNNRNRIFVNCGVGYESDLQMVEDLTVKILTDNFKQNNDESVEFFFTEFGDSSINFMVRFWTDCINVKQEQAARHKAIKIIKKHFDERDINIPFPIRTLDFGKNNLQIARE